TATTGAAGGGCTCCTTCCGGTTACCAACTCCAATAGAACGATTCCATAGCTATGAACATCCACCTTGGAGGTGATGGGCATATTCAACACCCACTCAGGAGCCACGTAACCTCGAGTTCCTCGCAATTGCAATCTGGAGATTTTTGAAGACTTAACATCACCTGTGTTTAGCAACGAAGACAGGCCAAAGTCTGACACTTTAGGCTGATAATTAGAGTCTATGACAATGTTTTGAGGCTTTGTATCACAGTGGAGAATCCACTCTAAACATTCTTCATGTATATAAACCAGGCCTTTCGCTGTTCCCACTGCAATTTGAAATCTTTTTTTCCAATCTAGTGTTTTAGAAGGCAGGTTTTCCGCCAAGGATCCATGTTCCATGTATTCATAAACCAAAATCTTGTGCTTTCCCTCTACACAATATCCTCATAAATCTATCAAATTCATGTGATTAAGCTTCCCAATGGTGTTAAATTCTGCTAGGAATTCAGCTTCCCCATGATTAGCATCAATGAGTCGCTTGACAGCCGCAATTCGATCATCTGACAGTTTGCCTTTGTACACAATTCCTCCGGCCCCTCTTATGATTTCGTTCTTGAAGCCATTGGTTGCCTTATCAAGTTCAGCATAGGAAAACCTTCTGAAGCTTGTTGCAGCGAGATGGTAGCCTCCTGTCCCGCGTGAATCTTGATGTGTTGTTGTCAAGAAATACCAGActatgaagatgatgaaaaactCGATTCCTCCTATGACACCGGCAGACAGAAGGACAAATTTCAATGATGAATTTCAGGTCTTTTCGGATACATTCGATTCAGTTGCTCAACTCGCGCAGAGCATTCAAATTGGTAATCTTTACGGGGCTGACATGTGCGTTTCCATACGGTTCAACAAACCAGCCTGCAATAATTACTGCACCCTGGTGTGGATGGAAAATGGAGACCATCCCGTCGATGGCAGGCAATCGAGGCTCTCCCTTGACAAAACCGGTAAACTTGTCTTGACCATTGTTGAAATATTCAAGTTggtatttttaacaataattctaaaaaaaaaattataaatgatcTTTGAAAGTCTTAAAAATCCAGTAGTTATTTtggaattataatatttaaaaaaaattatagttatgtaatagataaaaaaatataaaaaaaaatctaaaaaagtaTATTTAGAAGAAAAAGGTTAGATAGAGCCTTCaaatctaaaattcaaaatcaagcAGCTTTTCAAATATAACAAGACACCCACAAAAATTTCATCTAGAACTTGATTCGTCGATAGAGCCTACATCGAGCATTATTGTCGATGACACAAGCTTTGAAGAATTCGCATTgtgtataatattttttatcacaTGGTAACCCAAGGAATTATAATATCCAATTTGTAGAccttaataaaacttaaaaaagtcATTTTGAAGGAAACTCAATATAGCAAATAACAATTATGCAGTAAACTTTCCAATGTATGTTTATGATGAtagaattatatttttgtaatttcatcTCTTATTGGACGAACTCATTTTAGTtcttagaaaatatatatgaaaacttTAATTTTCCATTAGAGATGATGattgataagaaattttttcTTCCTCCAATTTCTTAGCAATAACAATAATTTCCTAaaacaatctttttttttatgattcacAAAACctgctccttttttttttttttcattttcgttttcTACCTAACACTAAATTTTCTCAGCAACCAAATAAACAAGTTGcaactttttgttttttttttaccttcaaTCAATATCACTTCCATCTCTTCAACTTTTACCATCAACTCCTCATATTCGCCTCTCGGTTCTTCAAAAAAAGGGCTCAACAACTTGATTCTACAAACCGAATATCTCCTTCACCAACTCAGCTAGTTCGACTCAGCAGCAATGGACCCCTTGAATCACCTGTAAGTCTCATGATCCTTCAAACACAAcatttcttatttcaaagaattcCGAAATTGAAGGGAAATTGTGAAAGTTTTGATCTTTTTATACGAACAGAAAGAGAAAAGGGAAGAGAGGAGGGAAATCAAAGAAAGGAAGAACAAGgcagaaattgagagaaaagaaGTAAACAAACACATTCATTCCATAACCTCCTCTCTGTTATAGACGTGGCTAAAAAGAGAAAGGTGACGTTGCACCGGATTCAGTTAGCAATTGTTATTACAGCTGTAAACAAAAGGGAATGGAACGCACCGTTTCCACCCAATCCGGGCcactaaaatatataagtaaaatgttttctttcttaattttaattttgccccataacatttttcaaaaaaaaaaaaatctctcaaCATCCTTTTCATCtgttaagaattttttatatatatttttcagaaaaattataaaaatatcaactataatttagaaatcaaattagatattaatttttgagttaaCACGAACGAACAAgtgatcaaaatatatattttttattatcatcaaagttttaatttaaaaaaaaaaaagtcgaGGCCATAtagataatgaaaataattatgaagGGCGTATTTATGAATGGTTACTCAATGACTGAATGttgtaattttgatttcaaatcaattaatGCTACTTATGAATGGTTACTCAAACTTTGTAGGCCTATttctcataaaaaaaaaaaggatggcTATGAGCCTGAACCACACTTTCGCCGCGCTAATCCATTTATCAACACAATAGATGATGAGGTTGGACCCACGGCCACAGGCTCAATAGGCCACCAATAAACagattcattttaatatttaagtggTAAGATATTGAAATCTTGAGGAGAAGAAAAAAGTGGGCAACTTGTTGGTTGTTTTTTCAGttcttaaatataatatagattTTGGTTTTCCAAATGACTAAAACGGAATGGATAAAAAAACCTTTGATATTGTTAAACAACGTGTAGTGGGCAAATGGTGTGCCTGTCTCTCACCTCCATCCTCTGCAAACACAATGTTCACTAACCATACCCTTCTATCAACGAAGGTTTTAGTAACAGTACAAATTCTTTCCTtctgtttctttccttttcttttcaaggaaaaaaatattgtaaagcATTACTGATTAGTTCGTAggagttaaaagaatttgacAGTCTGCAGATAAATCGAGCCCATAAAAAGAAAGCTGCTAATGGTGGATGGATATAAAAAGTATTTCGGTTAGTCAGTGGGACGAAGAAGCCTCTCAACAACTTGAGTCATGGTGGGCCTTGCATCTCTGTCTTCCTGGACGCAATCAAGAGCCACTGCAACCAGTATCTCCATCTTCTTTTTGTCATAATTGCCTTCTAATGTGCGGTCTATTATTTCTTCCACCCAGGTTTCTTTCGACTCCGCTCCTTCCTTCTTTTCCTTCACCCACGTTACCAAATCCATCTCCCCTTTGCCACCCTCTATTAACTCTATCCCTTTCCTGGGGTTCTTTCCGCTCACCATTTCCAGCATAACAATGCCGTAGCTGTAAACATCGACTTTAGATGTAATGGGCCGATTGAAAACCCACTCAGGAGCCATGTAACCCCTGGTTCCCCGTATCTTTGGGAAGCTACGGTTGGAAAGCTTACTTCTATCTAGTAGCACCGACAGGCCAAAATCCGACACCTTTGGTCGGTACCCAGAGTCGAGCAGTATATTTTGGGGCTTTACATCACAATGCAATATCCATTCCAAGCATTCTTCGTGTAGGTAGGCTAGGCCTTTTGCACAGCCCAAAGCGATGTCATACCTCTTTTCCCAGTCAAGTTGATGGGAATCGAGCATTTCTGCTAAGGATCCATGCTCCATATACTCGTAAACTAAGAGCCTGTGCTTTTTCTCTGCGCAAAATCCCCACATTTCGATCAAGTTCATGTGGTTAAGCTTCCCGATGGTGTTCACTTCTGCTAGGAACTCAGCTTCTCCTTGATTTGCTTCATTCAATCGCTTCACTGCCACAACTCTACCATCACTTAGCACTCCTTTGTACACAATACCTGCCCCTCCTCTTCCTATTTCTTGACTGAAGTTTTTCGTTGCCTTTTTCAGCTCATCAAATGTCATTCTCTTGAATCCAGTTGCCGCCAGAAGGTATCCTTCTTTAGCTACATTCTCCTCTTGCTGAGCTCTACTTAACAACAGCCAAACcaaaaaaatggaaacaatCTCGATTCCTCCCAATGCACAAGCAAACCACAGCATGAACTTCACTACCCCATTTTCTTGGCCTTCAACGTAGCTTCTTTCTAGATTAATAGTATAATTTTGCCGACTCCCTAAACTGATGGTTTCCTTGGAAAGCTCTTCCTTCTTGAGGGAGACATATGATTTGGGCAGTTTTATATAAACGTCTCCATCGAAGTTAGGTGGTTGGTGCCCATTCCGCAGTAGCGCCTTCGGGAAACATTCATAGACGCCATTCCCgttgaatttatattgaaaCCCTTTACAACCGACCCTTTGCAGGCATTCAGTTTCACACTCCTTTAAGGTTTTATTGTAGAAAACCTCATAATCATATCCGTAAAATTCAGCATTACGAAGATGAACAAATGTATATTCATGTCTAGCATTGAGGGAAACGTCGAATTCTGGTTCACAACCATAAGACCAATCAGTTTCATTCTTCGTCTTGTATCCTTGAACGCACGAGCATTTCCTCCCGGTACTGGGACCATATCTACAAAGACTATTTTCCCCACAAAGGCCATGAGCCCTGCATGGCTGGCTGATAGCTTGCCATGAAACAACCCACGTTTGTTTCCCTTCTTCTCTGCTGTACAATCGAAGATTTCCATCATAATCAATGGTCAACCTTCTCTGGATCCAATTTGCACCGTAATCAGCAGACAAAAAACTTAAATCATCGCTCGAAGTAAAATTGCCGAAGGAATCGATCATCGCATTCCTCCTACTGTTGTATGCTGACCGCCCAGCTTGCGAGCTTAAAAGCCACACATTAGGCCAATAAACGCTTGAAATCTCGGGACCATCAAAAAGGAGACGAAGAACATTATCATCGTCGAAAAAGAACTTATAGAAACCAGTGGAATAGTTGCCATTTCTTCTTGCAGATACAAGGGTCGTATGTCTGGTGAGTGGTTGTAGAGGAAGAAGGGTATCTGTAGGAGAATCAAAGCTCTGCCATAAAGTGATACCTTCGGAATTGCTCAAGACAAGATTACCATATTCATTGAGCTGCAACTGCACTGAAGGCAACGAAGAAGTGTCCGTGGCCCAAACGTTGAACTGACCAGCATCTGTGAGGATAAGATTTCCGGTTCGCAAAAGCAAGAGCTTCGAACGCTGGCCATTGACTGGGTGGTCACGGTTTGCCATCCAAACAACAGTGCAATGTTGAAGTACAAGGCAAGAGGGTTTACTGAACCATATAGCAAAAGCATAAGCGTAGTTGCCAACGGGATAAAAGCCAGCAGAGAAAGTGCTATTTGGTGATATTAAAACATCACCGGGATTCTCCACGGAAAGAGATGATCCTCCACTCAGTTTTCGATATGTTGAAGATGAGAATGGGAGGAACACTATCAAAGATAAAACAAGTAATGAAAAATACAGGAAATCCATGTGGAGCTTCTAAAGGTGAAGGTAGCGAGAGCAGGAgatagtataatatatataggcTGCATAAAAGCTTCAGTCAAAGTCTAGAGATGACGTTGAAAATGGagaattttattgttattgggttaatgatttaatataaatatataattattatttaatataatattttttataacataatatattcagACTGAGCTTGGGTTTGATATTGCCCAAGGCATGGCTCATTTAAAAAACAGGCATTAAATTTTACCCAAGCTCATTTTTTGGATATTGTATTTTGTCTAAATCCTCCCATTTTTCGAGTTAGATCTAACATCAATTCAGTAAAgcacttaataaataatatagatatatataattaatgaaaataataaaatgtgttcaactaaattaaaatgtacaaaatattaaaataaaactttagtttAGGAATTTTTGGATTggatatatgttttaaatttttagaagaaattttgggattgaatttttagattggtttctttttgaatttgtgtaaaataggaaattttgaaattgaaacgATTGGCTATAGATTTGAACTTTGTGAGAACACCAATCACTGCTTTAGTGCTTATCTTGGAATTAATAGttaaaacaatttcatttttcacaaTTGTTGCATGACATTCATATTACTTATTactttaatgatattttatttactaattttttaaattattatattttaattccatatgatattatttgtgaaatttaaaaactatatataaactaatttaataaaatgtaattatttattattttaatatattttacttaatacatataatcaatctttttgcataaattttatatcaaaattttaacaatacaatagaatatattttaattagcaCATACgagcaaaaatattaatttatatttattcacttattaaataattggTGAAACTTCCCCCCCATGAAGAAGCAATCCAACCATATATTGGTGAACAATTCCTGCAGTTGAGTTCCCGTATGAAAAATTCCACTGGAAGATATCACACACTGCAAAATATCTCTCTCTCAAACACACAGTCGGCACATTGTATCATGAATAAAATGAATACTTGAATTTCTTAtaattatcatatcaaaacaCTCAACATGACTCGGAATCATCCAAGTTATCAATGGCAGACTTGCTTGCTATCGACTACTAATTGCCAGCAACCAGGTCTTTACTTATTGGAAAACATTACAGAAAGAATTACCACCTCAGCAAtactaaaagttaataaaattgaacacactaagctaaataataataataatagaattaatGAAGAGATCAAGCTTAATGTCCACCACCACCGGAACTTGGACCTGAGTTGGTGACAACATCAGTGAGTGCATGACCTTCTCCTCCAGAACTTGGACCACCGGTCTTGATTCCTTCAATGGCAAGGCTCAAATCTTCCAACAAAACCTCCATCCCTTTGGTCATAGAGATGCCTGAGCCAGCCTCTGCATCGTTGAGAGGACGAGCCCCAGAAGTAAAAAGAAATGTAGCTAGAAGAAGAGCAAGGCAGAAGAAAGACTTGGCGTTGCCGGCCATCAAGATTTGAGGATGAATCTTAGCTAGGTTGGGAAGGCTTGGCTTGTTTAAGCAGCTAATTGGAAAGCTAATAACTTGTTTCTTGATTGACAAATTTTGTGAAATCTGCTGGATGCAAAAAAGCTGCCATGCAGCTTTGCCTATATATACTAATCCATCCCATGCAAACAGTGACTTGGAAGCTGATATCAGGTGTTCGTCAGCTGAGACCTTAATTGACCCAACCCAAAAAGGGTGATTGGTCCATTCAAACACTAGAGAGCTTTTCACGGGGTTAACTTGCCCACAACCTTCCTTTCATTGTGCAAGGAATGAGGTCATAAATTAATCAGAATTAAAAAAGTTTATGAACAGGAACATTGATCAGACTTGCCTGGAAACAATCAAAACGgtagtaaaacaaaatttgttaCTTCGCTTCATTTTCTAACAAAAAGCATTTCAGTGAATTACCGTCCGCCCATTAATCAAAAAGAACGTGCCCGCCGGGACCATACTCCAGAAGCAGAAAATGAGCTATAGGCTAGCATCACAACGCAGATGTGACAGGCCGCCTTatcaaatgaaatattaaaatctaaacaATGGAATCCATGTCATGATCCATGACCATGACTAGGAATTTCGTAATTTCACTCCCCccctccctttttatttttcattattataaagTTCAGTTATTAAATGGAATgttattaacaaataattataattatttaattaaatatgtattaaaaataacgTTTATGGTTAAAGATATAACTATTTATTTGAGTAATTATATTCCTACGAAGT
This sequence is a window from Gossypium raimondii isolate GPD5lz chromosome 5, ASM2569854v1, whole genome shotgun sequence. Protein-coding genes within it:
- the LOC105765969 gene encoding putative receptor protein kinase ZmPK1, which encodes MDFLYFSLLVLSLIVFLPFSSSTYRKLSGGSSLSVENPGDVLISPNSTFSAGFYPVGNYAYAFAIWFSKPSCLVLQHCTVVWMANRDHPVNGQRSKLLLLRTGNLILTDAGQFNVWATDTSSLPSVQLQLNEYGNLVLSNSEGITLWQSFDSPTDTLLPLQPLTRHTTLVSARRNGNYSTGFYKFFFDDDNVLRLLFDGPEISSVYWPNVWLLSSQAGRSAYNSRRNAMIDSFGNFTSSDDLSFLSADYGANWIQRRLTIDYDGNLRLYSREEGKQTWVVSWQAISQPCRAHGLCGENSLCRYGPSTGRKCSCVQGYKTKNETDWSYGCEPEFDVSLNARHEYTFVHLRNAEFYGYDYEVFYNKTLKECETECLQRVGCKGFQYKFNGNGVYECFPKALLRNGHQPPNFDGDVYIKLPKSYVSLKKEELSKETISLGSRQNYTINLERSYVEGQENGVVKFMLWFACALGGIEIVSIFLVWLLLSRAQQEENVAKEGYLLAATGFKRMTFDELKKATKNFSQEIGRGGAGIVYKGVLSDGRVVAVKRLNEANQGEAEFLAEVNTIGKLNHMNLIEMWGFCAEKKHRLLVYEYMEHGSLAEMLDSHQLDWEKRYDIALGCAKGLAYLHEECLEWILHCDVKPQNILLDSGYRPKVSDFGLSVLLDRSKLSNRSFPKIRGTRGYMAPEWVFNRPITSKVDVYSYGIVMLEMVSGKNPRKGIELIEGGKGEMDLVTWVKEKKEGAESKETWVEEIIDRTLEGNYDKKKMEILVAVALDCVQEDRDARPTMTQVVERLLRPTD